Proteins from a single region of Neodiprion virginianus isolate iyNeoVirg1 chromosome 4, iyNeoVirg1.1, whole genome shotgun sequence:
- the LOC124302196 gene encoding uncharacterized protein LOC124302196 isoform X1, giving the protein MNTKTSLKRVYNYYSGTEHGVGRDSPGALLDMLAEVASQTLHSEKKWTESNVPLKSQSKRVSVKRKCQQEPSFTTSQLLAMPATQLVKQFSVFNSDELKRQYSYTCALVPGCGQRYTSFASEGRARMSIKAHLADHLDYLKRDKDAYSTFMAIAVKQRSPKSSPATKKMRANQQKKPVEVLNKENKESKSEKSTNYLRKILSNEMSFVEFEKQKTLAKMNKITEEHKAEVKKEPQDISGFQVLGDHSYYEHVKVDNNDEKTTPDLNEIMVNQAMGENIMLMVVESDGVHMKELPYIAQDISVPADQDESESIYVPESVTWSEDPNDRNMEMSVPSKPKGKAKFIGTSKEEREMALALMDRIKRKGNPAGGNLQCRICDPPRTFTAPTTLVSHYRSHAGIKPYECRICRAVFTRRHSLKYHMLIHQNQTRFTCADCGKKFRHPSHFREHRRRHTGEAPFGCEDCGQRFKTRNTYKRHLKTRHGKVLTTTGELLHLSEEDFQKVRTNPKRRSETINSESTVDEDVTAPKAIIQFQNQDVNEPEVNLQIGAGLETNYEALDKDSETSCNEFWDNENVVAVGDTKVKADRYRNYEYFHDSQEDKTDDIKTEIGVNNLEFVKVENVLETLKYNEEIAKDDVTMDDRCISVGTKGDNDVDDVRVVKTGEATFDDSFDTRSEILYNENSNKANTDLIEYVEGIDVTGCGDNTMAYEHDASVSNPDEDCYNLHDQQEETCVHYFEDNLSLENEIEYEESVEIPEQVDEDPSIGGYDEMRVAVENGESSQLDIVDPLQSEEMINCEEENQRLLIGNDRDGELSQDNNSSHSDRDTTLRENQGVYILGETEVAEEDGEAAGAEERERTKTQYSNQFILQEQSPTLKHQSSRANVAVEHIVQYPMTNYEAEANHAHNSHNSSPRIYLQTSQSNNITIENKGLISFLTQRINLQQKSTDNIALPKSGNVVKLLNGHPQSFNLLQNGKQSTVLLVASSSNKIKNNFLQSDADSDIGIKALPVITVHQK; this is encoded by the exons ATGAATACAAAAACAAGCTTGAAACGAGTGTACAACTATTACAGCGGAACAGAAC ATGGCGTGGGAAGGGACAGTCCTGGCGCGCTGTTGGATATGCTGGCAGAAGTTGCATCACAGACCTTACactcggaaaaaaaatggacgGAATCTAATGTCCCTTTGAAATCTCAGTCAAAGAGGGTGTCCGTTAAACGAAAATGTCAACAAGAGCCATCCTTCACTACGTCCCAATTATTGGCAATGCCAGCTACTCAGCTGGTAAAAcagttttctgtttttaataGCGATGAGTTAAAGCGCCAGTATTCTTACACTTGCGCTCTCGTACCTGGATGCGGGCAAAGGTATACAAGCTTTGCCAGCGAGGGCAGAGCCAGAATGTCTATTAAGGCTCATCTTGCCGATCACTTGGATTACCTCAAAAGGGATAAGGATGCAT ACTCTACTTTCATGGCGATAGCGGTCAAACAGCGAAGTCCCAAGTCGAGTCCTGCGACCAAAAAGATGAGGGCAAATCAACAGAAAAAACCAGTTGAGGTTTTAAACAAAGAGAACAAGGAGTCTAAGTCTGAAAAGTCGACCAATTATCTGCGCAAAATACTTTCAAATGAAATGAGTTtcgttgaatttgaaaaacagaaGACACTGGCTAAGATGAACAAAATTACTGAGGAACACAAGGCTGAGGTCAAAAAGGAGCCACAAGACATTTCGGGTTTTCAGGTTCTTGGTGATCACAGTTACTATGAGCATGTTAAAGTTGACAACAATGACGAAAAAACCACCCCCGATTTGAACGAAATTATGGTCAACCAAGCCATGGGTGAAAAT attaTGCTAATGGTGGTTGAAAGTGACGGAGTTCACATGAAAGAGCTGCCTTACATAGCTCAGGATATTTCTGTACCTGCTGATCAGGATGAATCAGAGTCGATTTATGTACCAG agtCTGTAACTTGGTCTGAGGATCCGAACGATAGAAATATGGAGATGTCAGTCCCTTCGAAGCCAAAAGGGAAGGCAAAGTTTATAGGAACAAGCAAAGAAGAGCGAGAAATGGCTTTGGCGCTAATGGATCGCATAAAACGCAAGGGGAATCCAGCGGGAGGGAACCTGCAGTGTCGTATATGCGATCCACCACGAACTTTCACAGCACCTACAACACTCGTGTCTCACTATCGTAGTCACGCCGGTATTAAGCCATACGAATGTCGCATATGCAGGGCTGTATTTACAAGAAGGCACAGCCTGAAGTATCATATGTTGATTCATCAGAACCAGACACGTTTCACGTGTGCAGATTGTGGAAAAAAGTTCAGGCATCCTTCTCACTTCAGGGAACACAGACGGCGACACACCGGAGAAGCACCTTTCGGCTGTGAGGATTGCGGACAAAG GTTTaaaacaagaaacacgtaCAAACGTCACTTGAAAACACGCCACGGTAAAGTGCTGACAACAACTGGAGAATTATTACATCTTTCGGAGGAAGACTTTCAAAAAGTACGAACGAATCCTAAGAGAAGATCAGAGACTATCAATTCTGAAAGCACGGTTGACGAGGACGTTACGGCGCCAAAGGCTATCATACAATTTCAAAACCAGGATGTCAATGAGCCTGAAGTGAATCTTCAAATTGGCGCAGGATTGGAAACCAATTATGAAGCATTAGATAAAGACAGTGAAACCAGTTGCAACGAATTTTGGGATAATGAAAATGTGGTAGCAGTAGGTGACACTAAAGTGAAAGCAGATCGTTAcagaaattatgaatattttcacgattctcaAGAAGACAAGACTGATGACATCAAGACTGAAATAGGTGTAAATAATCTTGAATTTGTAAAGGTTGAGAACGTATTGGAAACTCTGAAATACAATGAGGAGATAGCTAAAGATGATGTGACTATGGATGATCGGTGTATCAGTGTCGGTACTAAAGGGGATAATGACGTAGATGACGTAAGAGTTGTGAAAACTGGGGAAGCAACGTTTGACGATAGCTTTGATACTCGTTCAGAAATTTTATAcaacgaaaattcaaataaagcAAACACTGATTTGATTGAATATGTTGAAGGGATTGACGTGACGGGGTGCGGTGATAATACCATGGCTTATGAACACGACGCAAGTGTTTCAAATCCTGATGAAGACTGCTACAATTTACATGACCAACAGGAGGAAACGTGCGTGCATTACTTTGAAGATAATTTGAGTTTGgaaaacgaaattgaataCGAGGAATCTGTGGAAATACCTGAACAGGTTGATGAAGATCCAAGTATTGGGGGATACGACGAAATGCGTGTTGCCGTAGAAAATGGCGAATCATCACAATTGGATATTGTAGATCCTCTGCAGTCCGAAGAAATGATTAACTGCGAGGAAGAAAACCAACGTCTCTTAATTGGCAATGATAGAGACGGCGAACTTTCTCAAGACAATAATTCATCACATTCTGACAGGGATACTACATTGAGAGAGAATCAAGGTGTATATATTTTAGGTGAAACAGAAGTTGCAGAAGAAGATGGTGAAGCCGCAGGGGCCGAAGAACGTGAAAGAACGAAAACGCAATACTCTAACCAATTCATCCTTCAAGAACAATCTCCTACGCTTAAACATCAAAGTTCACGAGCTAACGTTGCGGTCGAGCACATAGTTCAATATCCAATGACAAATTATGAAGCTGAGGCAAATCATGCGCATAACTCGCATAACTCCTCTCCtcgtatttatttacaaaccAGTCAATCGAATAATATTACAATAGAAAATAAAGGACTGATAAGTTTTTTGACACAGAGAATAAACCTACAGCAGAAATCTACTGATAACATTGCGTTACCAAAAAGTGGAAACGTTGTTAAGCTACTGAATGGGCATCCTCAATCGTTCAATCTGCTACAAAACGGAAAACAGAGTACAGTCCTGCTTGTagcaagcagcagcaacaagataaagaataattttttacaaagcGATGCTGATAGTGATATTGGGATCAAAGCTTTGCCGGTTATTACCGTACATCAAAAGTAA
- the LOC124302196 gene encoding uncharacterized protein LOC124302196 isoform X2, with translation MYGVGRDSPGALLDMLAEVASQTLHSEKKWTESNVPLKSQSKRVSVKRKCQQEPSFTTSQLLAMPATQLVKQFSVFNSDELKRQYSYTCALVPGCGQRYTSFASEGRARMSIKAHLADHLDYLKRDKDAYSTFMAIAVKQRSPKSSPATKKMRANQQKKPVEVLNKENKESKSEKSTNYLRKILSNEMSFVEFEKQKTLAKMNKITEEHKAEVKKEPQDISGFQVLGDHSYYEHVKVDNNDEKTTPDLNEIMVNQAMGENIMLMVVESDGVHMKELPYIAQDISVPADQDESESIYVPESVTWSEDPNDRNMEMSVPSKPKGKAKFIGTSKEEREMALALMDRIKRKGNPAGGNLQCRICDPPRTFTAPTTLVSHYRSHAGIKPYECRICRAVFTRRHSLKYHMLIHQNQTRFTCADCGKKFRHPSHFREHRRRHTGEAPFGCEDCGQRFKTRNTYKRHLKTRHGKVLTTTGELLHLSEEDFQKVRTNPKRRSETINSESTVDEDVTAPKAIIQFQNQDVNEPEVNLQIGAGLETNYEALDKDSETSCNEFWDNENVVAVGDTKVKADRYRNYEYFHDSQEDKTDDIKTEIGVNNLEFVKVENVLETLKYNEEIAKDDVTMDDRCISVGTKGDNDVDDVRVVKTGEATFDDSFDTRSEILYNENSNKANTDLIEYVEGIDVTGCGDNTMAYEHDASVSNPDEDCYNLHDQQEETCVHYFEDNLSLENEIEYEESVEIPEQVDEDPSIGGYDEMRVAVENGESSQLDIVDPLQSEEMINCEEENQRLLIGNDRDGELSQDNNSSHSDRDTTLRENQGVYILGETEVAEEDGEAAGAEERERTKTQYSNQFILQEQSPTLKHQSSRANVAVEHIVQYPMTNYEAEANHAHNSHNSSPRIYLQTSQSNNITIENKGLISFLTQRINLQQKSTDNIALPKSGNVVKLLNGHPQSFNLLQNGKQSTVLLVASSSNKIKNNFLQSDADSDIGIKALPVITVHQK, from the exons ATGT ATGGCGTGGGAAGGGACAGTCCTGGCGCGCTGTTGGATATGCTGGCAGAAGTTGCATCACAGACCTTACactcggaaaaaaaatggacgGAATCTAATGTCCCTTTGAAATCTCAGTCAAAGAGGGTGTCCGTTAAACGAAAATGTCAACAAGAGCCATCCTTCACTACGTCCCAATTATTGGCAATGCCAGCTACTCAGCTGGTAAAAcagttttctgtttttaataGCGATGAGTTAAAGCGCCAGTATTCTTACACTTGCGCTCTCGTACCTGGATGCGGGCAAAGGTATACAAGCTTTGCCAGCGAGGGCAGAGCCAGAATGTCTATTAAGGCTCATCTTGCCGATCACTTGGATTACCTCAAAAGGGATAAGGATGCAT ACTCTACTTTCATGGCGATAGCGGTCAAACAGCGAAGTCCCAAGTCGAGTCCTGCGACCAAAAAGATGAGGGCAAATCAACAGAAAAAACCAGTTGAGGTTTTAAACAAAGAGAACAAGGAGTCTAAGTCTGAAAAGTCGACCAATTATCTGCGCAAAATACTTTCAAATGAAATGAGTTtcgttgaatttgaaaaacagaaGACACTGGCTAAGATGAACAAAATTACTGAGGAACACAAGGCTGAGGTCAAAAAGGAGCCACAAGACATTTCGGGTTTTCAGGTTCTTGGTGATCACAGTTACTATGAGCATGTTAAAGTTGACAACAATGACGAAAAAACCACCCCCGATTTGAACGAAATTATGGTCAACCAAGCCATGGGTGAAAAT attaTGCTAATGGTGGTTGAAAGTGACGGAGTTCACATGAAAGAGCTGCCTTACATAGCTCAGGATATTTCTGTACCTGCTGATCAGGATGAATCAGAGTCGATTTATGTACCAG agtCTGTAACTTGGTCTGAGGATCCGAACGATAGAAATATGGAGATGTCAGTCCCTTCGAAGCCAAAAGGGAAGGCAAAGTTTATAGGAACAAGCAAAGAAGAGCGAGAAATGGCTTTGGCGCTAATGGATCGCATAAAACGCAAGGGGAATCCAGCGGGAGGGAACCTGCAGTGTCGTATATGCGATCCACCACGAACTTTCACAGCACCTACAACACTCGTGTCTCACTATCGTAGTCACGCCGGTATTAAGCCATACGAATGTCGCATATGCAGGGCTGTATTTACAAGAAGGCACAGCCTGAAGTATCATATGTTGATTCATCAGAACCAGACACGTTTCACGTGTGCAGATTGTGGAAAAAAGTTCAGGCATCCTTCTCACTTCAGGGAACACAGACGGCGACACACCGGAGAAGCACCTTTCGGCTGTGAGGATTGCGGACAAAG GTTTaaaacaagaaacacgtaCAAACGTCACTTGAAAACACGCCACGGTAAAGTGCTGACAACAACTGGAGAATTATTACATCTTTCGGAGGAAGACTTTCAAAAAGTACGAACGAATCCTAAGAGAAGATCAGAGACTATCAATTCTGAAAGCACGGTTGACGAGGACGTTACGGCGCCAAAGGCTATCATACAATTTCAAAACCAGGATGTCAATGAGCCTGAAGTGAATCTTCAAATTGGCGCAGGATTGGAAACCAATTATGAAGCATTAGATAAAGACAGTGAAACCAGTTGCAACGAATTTTGGGATAATGAAAATGTGGTAGCAGTAGGTGACACTAAAGTGAAAGCAGATCGTTAcagaaattatgaatattttcacgattctcaAGAAGACAAGACTGATGACATCAAGACTGAAATAGGTGTAAATAATCTTGAATTTGTAAAGGTTGAGAACGTATTGGAAACTCTGAAATACAATGAGGAGATAGCTAAAGATGATGTGACTATGGATGATCGGTGTATCAGTGTCGGTACTAAAGGGGATAATGACGTAGATGACGTAAGAGTTGTGAAAACTGGGGAAGCAACGTTTGACGATAGCTTTGATACTCGTTCAGAAATTTTATAcaacgaaaattcaaataaagcAAACACTGATTTGATTGAATATGTTGAAGGGATTGACGTGACGGGGTGCGGTGATAATACCATGGCTTATGAACACGACGCAAGTGTTTCAAATCCTGATGAAGACTGCTACAATTTACATGACCAACAGGAGGAAACGTGCGTGCATTACTTTGAAGATAATTTGAGTTTGgaaaacgaaattgaataCGAGGAATCTGTGGAAATACCTGAACAGGTTGATGAAGATCCAAGTATTGGGGGATACGACGAAATGCGTGTTGCCGTAGAAAATGGCGAATCATCACAATTGGATATTGTAGATCCTCTGCAGTCCGAAGAAATGATTAACTGCGAGGAAGAAAACCAACGTCTCTTAATTGGCAATGATAGAGACGGCGAACTTTCTCAAGACAATAATTCATCACATTCTGACAGGGATACTACATTGAGAGAGAATCAAGGTGTATATATTTTAGGTGAAACAGAAGTTGCAGAAGAAGATGGTGAAGCCGCAGGGGCCGAAGAACGTGAAAGAACGAAAACGCAATACTCTAACCAATTCATCCTTCAAGAACAATCTCCTACGCTTAAACATCAAAGTTCACGAGCTAACGTTGCGGTCGAGCACATAGTTCAATATCCAATGACAAATTATGAAGCTGAGGCAAATCATGCGCATAACTCGCATAACTCCTCTCCtcgtatttatttacaaaccAGTCAATCGAATAATATTACAATAGAAAATAAAGGACTGATAAGTTTTTTGACACAGAGAATAAACCTACAGCAGAAATCTACTGATAACATTGCGTTACCAAAAAGTGGAAACGTTGTTAAGCTACTGAATGGGCATCCTCAATCGTTCAATCTGCTACAAAACGGAAAACAGAGTACAGTCCTGCTTGTagcaagcagcagcaacaagataaagaataattttttacaaagcGATGCTGATAGTGATATTGGGATCAAAGCTTTGCCGGTTATTACCGTACATCAAAAGTAA
- the LOC124302196 gene encoding uncharacterized protein LOC124302196 isoform X3 codes for MLAEVASQTLHSEKKWTESNVPLKSQSKRVSVKRKCQQEPSFTTSQLLAMPATQLVKQFSVFNSDELKRQYSYTCALVPGCGQRYTSFASEGRARMSIKAHLADHLDYLKRDKDAYSTFMAIAVKQRSPKSSPATKKMRANQQKKPVEVLNKENKESKSEKSTNYLRKILSNEMSFVEFEKQKTLAKMNKITEEHKAEVKKEPQDISGFQVLGDHSYYEHVKVDNNDEKTTPDLNEIMVNQAMGENIMLMVVESDGVHMKELPYIAQDISVPADQDESESIYVPESVTWSEDPNDRNMEMSVPSKPKGKAKFIGTSKEEREMALALMDRIKRKGNPAGGNLQCRICDPPRTFTAPTTLVSHYRSHAGIKPYECRICRAVFTRRHSLKYHMLIHQNQTRFTCADCGKKFRHPSHFREHRRRHTGEAPFGCEDCGQRFKTRNTYKRHLKTRHGKVLTTTGELLHLSEEDFQKVRTNPKRRSETINSESTVDEDVTAPKAIIQFQNQDVNEPEVNLQIGAGLETNYEALDKDSETSCNEFWDNENVVAVGDTKVKADRYRNYEYFHDSQEDKTDDIKTEIGVNNLEFVKVENVLETLKYNEEIAKDDVTMDDRCISVGTKGDNDVDDVRVVKTGEATFDDSFDTRSEILYNENSNKANTDLIEYVEGIDVTGCGDNTMAYEHDASVSNPDEDCYNLHDQQEETCVHYFEDNLSLENEIEYEESVEIPEQVDEDPSIGGYDEMRVAVENGESSQLDIVDPLQSEEMINCEEENQRLLIGNDRDGELSQDNNSSHSDRDTTLRENQGVYILGETEVAEEDGEAAGAEERERTKTQYSNQFILQEQSPTLKHQSSRANVAVEHIVQYPMTNYEAEANHAHNSHNSSPRIYLQTSQSNNITIENKGLISFLTQRINLQQKSTDNIALPKSGNVVKLLNGHPQSFNLLQNGKQSTVLLVASSSNKIKNNFLQSDADSDIGIKALPVITVHQK; via the exons ATGCTGGCAGAAGTTGCATCACAGACCTTACactcggaaaaaaaatggacgGAATCTAATGTCCCTTTGAAATCTCAGTCAAAGAGGGTGTCCGTTAAACGAAAATGTCAACAAGAGCCATCCTTCACTACGTCCCAATTATTGGCAATGCCAGCTACTCAGCTGGTAAAAcagttttctgtttttaataGCGATGAGTTAAAGCGCCAGTATTCTTACACTTGCGCTCTCGTACCTGGATGCGGGCAAAGGTATACAAGCTTTGCCAGCGAGGGCAGAGCCAGAATGTCTATTAAGGCTCATCTTGCCGATCACTTGGATTACCTCAAAAGGGATAAGGATGCAT ACTCTACTTTCATGGCGATAGCGGTCAAACAGCGAAGTCCCAAGTCGAGTCCTGCGACCAAAAAGATGAGGGCAAATCAACAGAAAAAACCAGTTGAGGTTTTAAACAAAGAGAACAAGGAGTCTAAGTCTGAAAAGTCGACCAATTATCTGCGCAAAATACTTTCAAATGAAATGAGTTtcgttgaatttgaaaaacagaaGACACTGGCTAAGATGAACAAAATTACTGAGGAACACAAGGCTGAGGTCAAAAAGGAGCCACAAGACATTTCGGGTTTTCAGGTTCTTGGTGATCACAGTTACTATGAGCATGTTAAAGTTGACAACAATGACGAAAAAACCACCCCCGATTTGAACGAAATTATGGTCAACCAAGCCATGGGTGAAAAT attaTGCTAATGGTGGTTGAAAGTGACGGAGTTCACATGAAAGAGCTGCCTTACATAGCTCAGGATATTTCTGTACCTGCTGATCAGGATGAATCAGAGTCGATTTATGTACCAG agtCTGTAACTTGGTCTGAGGATCCGAACGATAGAAATATGGAGATGTCAGTCCCTTCGAAGCCAAAAGGGAAGGCAAAGTTTATAGGAACAAGCAAAGAAGAGCGAGAAATGGCTTTGGCGCTAATGGATCGCATAAAACGCAAGGGGAATCCAGCGGGAGGGAACCTGCAGTGTCGTATATGCGATCCACCACGAACTTTCACAGCACCTACAACACTCGTGTCTCACTATCGTAGTCACGCCGGTATTAAGCCATACGAATGTCGCATATGCAGGGCTGTATTTACAAGAAGGCACAGCCTGAAGTATCATATGTTGATTCATCAGAACCAGACACGTTTCACGTGTGCAGATTGTGGAAAAAAGTTCAGGCATCCTTCTCACTTCAGGGAACACAGACGGCGACACACCGGAGAAGCACCTTTCGGCTGTGAGGATTGCGGACAAAG GTTTaaaacaagaaacacgtaCAAACGTCACTTGAAAACACGCCACGGTAAAGTGCTGACAACAACTGGAGAATTATTACATCTTTCGGAGGAAGACTTTCAAAAAGTACGAACGAATCCTAAGAGAAGATCAGAGACTATCAATTCTGAAAGCACGGTTGACGAGGACGTTACGGCGCCAAAGGCTATCATACAATTTCAAAACCAGGATGTCAATGAGCCTGAAGTGAATCTTCAAATTGGCGCAGGATTGGAAACCAATTATGAAGCATTAGATAAAGACAGTGAAACCAGTTGCAACGAATTTTGGGATAATGAAAATGTGGTAGCAGTAGGTGACACTAAAGTGAAAGCAGATCGTTAcagaaattatgaatattttcacgattctcaAGAAGACAAGACTGATGACATCAAGACTGAAATAGGTGTAAATAATCTTGAATTTGTAAAGGTTGAGAACGTATTGGAAACTCTGAAATACAATGAGGAGATAGCTAAAGATGATGTGACTATGGATGATCGGTGTATCAGTGTCGGTACTAAAGGGGATAATGACGTAGATGACGTAAGAGTTGTGAAAACTGGGGAAGCAACGTTTGACGATAGCTTTGATACTCGTTCAGAAATTTTATAcaacgaaaattcaaataaagcAAACACTGATTTGATTGAATATGTTGAAGGGATTGACGTGACGGGGTGCGGTGATAATACCATGGCTTATGAACACGACGCAAGTGTTTCAAATCCTGATGAAGACTGCTACAATTTACATGACCAACAGGAGGAAACGTGCGTGCATTACTTTGAAGATAATTTGAGTTTGgaaaacgaaattgaataCGAGGAATCTGTGGAAATACCTGAACAGGTTGATGAAGATCCAAGTATTGGGGGATACGACGAAATGCGTGTTGCCGTAGAAAATGGCGAATCATCACAATTGGATATTGTAGATCCTCTGCAGTCCGAAGAAATGATTAACTGCGAGGAAGAAAACCAACGTCTCTTAATTGGCAATGATAGAGACGGCGAACTTTCTCAAGACAATAATTCATCACATTCTGACAGGGATACTACATTGAGAGAGAATCAAGGTGTATATATTTTAGGTGAAACAGAAGTTGCAGAAGAAGATGGTGAAGCCGCAGGGGCCGAAGAACGTGAAAGAACGAAAACGCAATACTCTAACCAATTCATCCTTCAAGAACAATCTCCTACGCTTAAACATCAAAGTTCACGAGCTAACGTTGCGGTCGAGCACATAGTTCAATATCCAATGACAAATTATGAAGCTGAGGCAAATCATGCGCATAACTCGCATAACTCCTCTCCtcgtatttatttacaaaccAGTCAATCGAATAATATTACAATAGAAAATAAAGGACTGATAAGTTTTTTGACACAGAGAATAAACCTACAGCAGAAATCTACTGATAACATTGCGTTACCAAAAAGTGGAAACGTTGTTAAGCTACTGAATGGGCATCCTCAATCGTTCAATCTGCTACAAAACGGAAAACAGAGTACAGTCCTGCTTGTagcaagcagcagcaacaagataaagaataattttttacaaagcGATGCTGATAGTGATATTGGGATCAAAGCTTTGCCGGTTATTACCGTACATCAAAAGTAA
- the LOC124302221 gene encoding 39S ribosomal protein L37, mitochondrial, translating into MRLSSSLWAQHLGRMIKRHWYIQGNRPIIQTATESYLKSQNIEIVEPEILLVKQLPERLKLNEPLIPLPLPKDKTHPNWKDKPCLSYRDHNVLLEGVEQAKVLTKTVEIVDGLPESVNNLITEHDERVEELVLRTVYNSTIYDAYQERLPKPKDPERPGFMFPRPYGISAIRKARNLSQKLLQLCESLSGPQVAFERNLIYNGVVSLPIEKDEKQLQFELRADMLVTSTSPLKPMASKGEGNDIQLPNLHPIDSTITLEKENIYTLRNFYPIMKNSQWMNVHTIFAHFNPREVKNIYETPVTESQILGRSLLKSFAVGAACARQRFGNEVLSLPEPVTVQCIQSDGKMFHFSVLQLNTLDLNGSGGERNIWWSAPNINLYEKAGYEGGIPTVQNYNPEVFRRIFAFYNNN; encoded by the exons ATGAGACTCTCCTCAAGCCTATGGGCTCAACACCTAGGGCGAATGATAAAAAGGCATTGGTACATTCAAGGAAATCGCCCAATTATTCAAACTGCCACAGAAAGTTACCTCAAATCACAGAACATAGAAATCGTTGAACCAGAAATTTTGTTAGTAAAGCAATTGCCAGAGAG ATTGAAACTGAACGAACCGCTGATACCGCTACCACTACCTAAAGATAAAACTCATCCAAACTGGAAAGACAAACCCTGTCTGTCTTATCGTGATCATAATGTGTTACTCGAAGGTGTAGAACAGGCTAAAGTGTTGACTAAAACTGTTGAGATCGTCGACGGGCTACCAGAATCCGTGAATAATCTAATAACTGAGCATGATGAGCGTGTTGAAGAATTGGTGctaag GACAGTGTACAATTCAACTATATACGACGCATATCAAGAACGTCTTCCTAAACCAAAAGATCCCGAAAGACCAGGATTTATGTTCCCAAGACCATATGGGATTTCTGCCATAAGAAAAGC ACGAAACTTATCGCAAAAGCTACTCCAACTATGCGAATCTTTGAGCGGTCCTCAAGTGGCATTTGAAAGAAATCTGATATACAATGGTGTCGTTAGTCTACCAATTG AAAAAGATGAGAAGCAGTTACAATTTGAGCTGAGAGCAGACATGCTTGTGACTTCTACAAGTCCTTTGAAACCTATGGCAAGTAAAGGTGAAGGGAATGACATTCAGTTGCCGAACCTTCATCCCATTGATTCCACAATCACTttggagaaagaaaatatctACACCCTTCGGAACTTCTATC CTATCATGAAAAACTCTCAGTGGATGAACGTGCACACAATTTTCGCACATTTTAATCCAcgagaggtgaaaaatatttatgaaactCCCGTTACTGAGTCGCAAATTCTTGGACGTTCGCTACTCAAGTCATTCGCAGTAGGCGCAGCATGTGCAAGACAACGCTTTGGAAATGAAGTTCTAAGCCTACCAGAGCCTGTGACTGTCCAATGCATACAATCGGATGGAAAGATGTTTCACTTCTCAGTTTTGCAACTTAATACATTAGACTTGAATGGATCTGGTGGTGAAAGAAATATATGGTGGTCAGCTCCGAATATAAATCTCTATGAGAAAGCTGGTTATGAAGGCGGGATACCAACAGTCCAGAATTATAATCCCGAAGTATTCAGGAGAATATTTGCATTTTATAATAACAACTGA
- the LOC124302233 gene encoding vesicle transport through interaction with t-SNAREs homolog 1B gives MNSATDWEAQHRQTLLESRATLERSASSVARSQRIAAETEQVGTEVVAELGEQRETLLRAKRRLSQTDQELTKTQKVLRTMTRRVLTNKFILVLIIILEVGILAAVVYLKFFRK, from the coding sequence ATGAATTCTGCCACCGATTGGGAAGCCCAACATCGGCAGACACTTTTGGAGAGCCGAGCAACCCTGGAGCGTTCTGCATCTTCGGTTGCACGATCGCAACGCATTGCAGCAGAAACTGAACAAGTTGGAACAGAAGTAGTGGCAGAATTAGGAGAACAGCGAGAGACGTTACTGAGGGCTAAAAGGCGCTTATCACAAACTGATCAAGAGCTAACCAAAACGCAAAAAGTTCTTCGAACAATGACAAGAAGAGTTTtaacgaataaatttattttagtATTGATCATCATCCTAGAAGTTGGAATTCTTGCTGCTGTcgtttatttgaaattctttaGAAAGTGA